The Wyeomyia smithii strain HCP4-BCI-WySm-NY-G18 unplaced genomic scaffold, ASM2978416v1 HiC_scaffold_58, whole genome shotgun sequence genomic sequence atctcgTTCGATCTTAACTTTCCGCGCTCCTTTTAGGTTTAAATAAACAGTGCAGGTTTGATATACGCATGCTTGCGTCGtagtagagaaagagagattgcGATGCAACTGCTTATCTATGCGTGGTGCATGGATCATCTATGCGTGAGGTAGATGTTTGAATTTTGGTGTTGTATGGAaattcggatttctctgtgtttaAGAAGTTTGTCATGTATGTTAACTCTAATCAGTACGTTtgagataaaaggagaaacagAACTATATCACTATCTTTGTTCAGTAAATCAAGCTAGGGCTAAGAAGATATACAAGTATAGAAATTCCCTAGCTAGCTTTTATTATAGTATTAGTTACTTTACCCCCTACAGAACATAATTTTAACCAAATTTTACTATATAAGGTTTGAAATTGTTGAATAGGAATCAAGTCATATCTCAGTCTGAATTTTATTCTTGAACATTGAGGTTTACTTCACTGCCAGCTCGAGAGCGACCAGCAGATTGTTTGTACGATTCCACTCATTCAGCCAAGAATTATTCTAGCGGTGAGTTTTGAGTTGTGCAATATACCCGTTGGTTAGCCCAAAGGCCGGAACTTGTAATATTTTCTAGCTTGAATATTTCTCTCTTCGTAAGGCAAACCTCCAAAGGAGAAAAAAGCCCGAAGACTTGAAAGTTCTTGTTTGTAAGATTTACAAGCTGAAGCAACGATTCACACAAGTCCGCGGAAAGAAAGACCCCGTCTTAGCGTTGGAAGCTCTACGAAAGGGAGCTAGTGAACCGTGACCAACAGGTATTACTGTAAGGGCCGTTCCCACCAACAACCTAGCACCAAACATATacacatttttagtttttcctcCAACAGCATCACGATTAACAGTATACTTCCAGCTATATAGGAACCAACTAGTATTACAAAAAGAATAAGCATTACCGTTTCATCCATGATTTAAGAATATGGATCTGACCACTCAAATAGCTTGATCAATATgttacaaaatcaatgtaacaaaaacagaAGTTATTCGAACTAATAATCCAAAAGTTTGTACTAAAACTATTCTTCAAATAGTACGAATATGTTATTTTGCTGTAGTTTCTAGTTGTTCAGGTATCATTTCATGAAtggtatatttatattgatttatattctgataatcgttcgtggaatagtcgtgatattgttttgaatattataaagaATGTTAGTGGCGATTGCTTTATTCTTTGAAAAAAcatgatgtttttgttttttacctGCAAATATCATCACTTTCCAGCCATGTAGCCCATTTCTCTTTGTAAGTAGTCATATTTGTATTCTTCCAGGCTGCGAGGGGCGCTGTTTGGCATTCTTCGTGCAATGTCGACTTCAACTTCGTTCTGCTCGGAGATactggaaagaaaaaaatattgtagaaaTACTAAAGCCGGAAGATTTGTGACCAATTTGATTACCTTCCATTATAGTTTGACAAAAACCTGCGACTCAACCGTTGAAGGTCTGGTGAACAAATAGTGCTCACTATCCTATTTGGGGATACTGAATATAATATTGTAGCTCAATAGTTCAAGTCATTCAATTTAGTACAGTAATAACTGATAAAAGATATTATCACGAACAGTTACCATACTTCATTAAGTACAGTTAAAGTCCTTACCGcttcagcaatggtttttgattGTGCGGGTAGTCAGGCACGTTTTTTATTCCTACCACAGTGTGTGGTGTAGAATGCACTCGGTAACATGAACTTAACTATTTGGTTGTTTCTAGGCAACATATCGACACTGGCGTAACCTTTGTAACCACCCTTGTTGATCCTACTCATGGTACATGTGCAACTCTAAGGTTCGTCCTCTTTCAACATCGGACAACTGTACAGGTAAGACGTACATTTTAGATGCTCCGTCAACTTAGCGATTCCAACTAGCTTTCGCTGGATATTTACATTGGCGATCCTGCCAGCACTTGCGTTATTCCACGCAACATGTAAAAAAAAGACACTTGAATGCCAGATTAAGGGTGAGATTGGAATCGCCCAGTTATGATATCGGCTTGAAAAAAATGACACGCGCCTACTAGACATCACAGAATCATAACGTAACTAAGTATTTTGCGGTATGGGACAACCGCGAGAAAGTGAAGTAAACTCGCCTAATAAAGCAATGAATAGAACGGATTGAGACAACCGTTGGCTGTTTAAAAGTGGCTCGAGATGACCACTAGCATTCATATTAGAATAACCATAAAATATGAAATGAAGCGGATTGAGACAACCGTTGGTTGTTTAAAATTGGCTCGAGATGACCACTAGTATTCACATTAGAATAACCACGAAACATCTCATTGGTCGGGTTGAGACAACCGACCGTTGACTGTTAAAATTCGGTAGACATGGCCATAAGATATGGCACGGTTTGGGACAATCGTGAGACTTAATCTGTATAATGTCAACCCCAATATCTTCAGAATAACTTctgtcataaaaaaaataaaataaaataaaaataaaacgcaAACTTTATGCTTacaggttaaaaaaaaaacttgtgaatTAAACTAAGGATGGCCAACAAGCACAAGTATGTTTTAGCTGTCAATGACACTGATGTGGACAGTGACGATGCGAGCGAAAGAAGTATTCCTAAGACGCATCCTGATGAAATGGAACCGCACTTCGTAGCGGAAGAAACAATTCTATTTTCTGAGAGGGAAGCTTCAGGAAATGACAACACTGAGCACTTCGAAGAAGATTTGAGTAATAGTGACTCAAGTGAGCATGAGAAGTAATAGTGACTCAAGTGAGCATGAGAAAGCATTTATCAGTCCAGTAATAGACGATAAGCCAAAGAACTCGGTAAGTCAGCCAAGTACGATGAGtaataatgaaaaaatcaaaaaagagcACGTCAAGTAAGCGCATGGAACGAATCGAGAAAACATTGGCAGATCTAGCTACAGCCATGAGTTTCTTCCAGTCGAATAACAAACCGTCAACCGTTCGCGAAAACGAACAAAGCTGGTGTGTAGCCAACACACCATCACAAGAAAAATCAAGCGTTCGCTGGGAAAATATAAAACCATTTCCCGCTGGTGTTCCAGCAAACAAAATGTGGGAGGAATGGAATCGTTATatcgaaaatttcgaaattgCTGCCTCATTGAACAATGCAAATGATCCAGTTATACGCACGCGTTTACTTTTCTTATCGATGGGACCAAATCTTCAAGAAATTGTTAGAGCTGCAAAGCTGCGTCCAAATTTGGCAGATGCCGGATGTTACAAAACATTTATATCCAGTATAAACGAGTATTTTAAATCAATGACAGATACTGCTGCCAAACACGAAGCGTTTTTACGAATGCGTCAAGAAACAGGTGAGACTGCAGTGGCGTTTCACGCCCGCTTGATGTGCAAGGTGAGATTATGCGGCTACAGCGACGACGATCACGATCACTTTGTACGAGCACAATTACTAAAAGGGCTCAGAAACAAGGAATTAGTCAAATCAAGTCGGACATACGGATACCAAACGAATTATATAGTACAGGCGGCTACCCACAGTGAGGCATATGAGGTCGAAACAGTAGAAACTGTGGAATCCTCAAATACCAACGTTTTCCAAACCAGAATGCTTCAAAAACGAAAACCTTTGAACGAATCGTCAAATGAACCTACTCAAAAGCGTAGTTTTACTGAACGTGGTACCGGTCGTCGATCAAGATGTTCAAGGTGCAACCAACTGTTTCACAGAAATGCGCAGTGTCCAGCAATTAACAAAAATTGTAACAATTGCGGCAAACGAGGACATTTTTCAGCTGCCTATCGTAACAAGCGCGTAAACTCTATTCGTTATAACCAAGGCAATCAAGAGAGTGACCAACCAACATACGACCCACCAACAGACGAACAGGCTGACGAGGATAACAAACAGGTACAAATGTAAAAtactaatattaataataatttaacaataaaaaaaaatgtcaaaatcatctgaaaaacaaaaagagaaATCATTGAACCAACCATTAACAGATAGCTTAAGTTTgtctttcgtttttgtttctagaGCATTAATACTCTATCCTTAGAAGATGTCTTAGTTGATTGTGTTTTGGGATTATCAACTCCCATTCGTTTCCTCATTGACTCTGGTGCTGACGTAAACATTATTGGTGGAAATGATTGGAAGACTCTTGAACAAGAATTCCGTTCAGGCAAGGCAAAACTAGAAACATTTGAAAGTTGTAATAAGGGAATACATGCCTACGGCTCGAAACAACCAATGTCTATAGAACGAACGTTCAAAACTAAGATCAGTGTAATTAACTCAACAAAACCACCcgtttttgcaatttttcacgttatacGACAGGGTATGAAGTCACTACTCAGTCGATCTACGGCCAGTGACTTAGAACTCTTGCGAATCGGTCCCTCAGTAAACAATTGCGATTCCCTGGTAGCTGAAGGCTATTTTCCAAAAATGCCAGGAGAGCCTGTCGAATTCAGCGTTGATAAAACTGTTACCCCAGTTAAAAATGCATATTTCAACGTTCTTGCAGCCTATAGGTGAAGTATTGTttactaatatatatatatatatatatatatatatatatatatatatatatatatatatatatatatatatatatatatatatatatatatatatatatatatatatatatatatatatatatatatatatatatatatatatatatatatatatatatatatatatatatatatatatatatatatatatattagggcggttcgatttgtaggggatcaaaaaatcgcttaggcacatatgattttcggattctagggatcaaaataagatactttgctcaaaaaaccatacctctaaaatgaattctgatgtcccttgtactaaagtgtaggtacccaaaaggtcaaatttcaaaaaatcctgttttgacccatttagagtgccccaatcgagtccaaatgtatgaccgacccccactaactttggagggccgacccacccatgctagtgttgcCCCCCTGGGgagtctcccatacaaaaatataaaaaaatatcaaaa encodes the following:
- the LOC129733770 gene encoding uncharacterized protein LOC129733770, with the translated sequence MKKSKKSTSSKRMERIEKTLADLATAMSFFQSNNKPSTVRENEQSWCVANTPSQEKSSVRWENIKPFPAGVPANKMWEEWNRYIENFEIAASLNNANDPVIRTRLLFLSMGPNLQEIVRAAKLRPNLADAGCYKTFISSINEYFKSMTDTAAKHEAFLRMRQETGETAVAFHARLMCKVRLCGYSDDDHDHFVRAQLLKGLRNKELVKSSRTYGYQTNYIVQAATHSEAYEVETVETVESSNTNVFQTRMLQKRKPLNESSNEPTQKRSFTERGTGRRSRCSRCNQLFHRNAQCPAINKNCNNCGKRGHFSAAYRNKRVNSIRYNQGNQESDQPTYDPPTDEQADEDNKQVQM